A stretch of the Streptomyces venezuelae genome encodes the following:
- a CDS encoding ABC transporter ATP-binding protein gives MTDNEKASAPTLPAQAAASATAPASAEPLLKVTGLVKHFPIHKGLMRRQTGAVKAVDGIDFDVRRGETLGVVGESGCGKSTMGRLITRLLEPTSGTVEFEGRDITHLGVAGMRPLRRDVQMIFQDPYGSLNPRHTVGAIVSAPFKLQKVTPEGGIKAEVQRLLSLVGLNPEHYNRYPHEFSGGQRQRIGIARALALKPKLVVADEPVSALDVSIQAQVVNLLDDLQDELGLTYVIIAHDLSVIRHVSDRIAVMYLGKIVELTDRKALYESPMHPYTKALLSAVPVPDPRRRGAKSGRILLKGDVPSPIAPPSGCRFHTRCWKATQMCATQEPPLVALKPGHQVACHHPENGPDQSPSDPPLAGPSA, from the coding sequence GTGACCGACAACGAAAAGGCCTCCGCGCCCACGCTCCCCGCCCAGGCCGCAGCCTCAGCCACCGCCCCGGCCTCCGCGGAACCCCTGCTCAAGGTGACCGGCCTGGTCAAGCACTTCCCCATCCACAAGGGGCTGATGCGCCGCCAGACCGGCGCCGTCAAGGCGGTCGACGGCATCGACTTCGACGTGCGCCGCGGTGAAACCCTCGGCGTGGTCGGCGAGTCCGGCTGCGGCAAGTCGACCATGGGCCGGCTGATCACCCGGCTGCTGGAACCCACCAGCGGCACGGTGGAGTTCGAGGGGCGGGACATCACCCACCTCGGCGTGGCCGGGATGAGGCCGCTGCGCCGCGACGTACAGATGATCTTCCAGGACCCGTACGGCTCGCTGAACCCGCGCCATACGGTCGGCGCGATCGTCTCCGCCCCGTTCAAGCTCCAGAAGGTCACGCCGGAGGGTGGGATCAAGGCGGAGGTGCAGCGGCTGCTGTCGCTGGTGGGCCTCAACCCCGAGCACTACAACCGCTACCCGCACGAGTTCTCGGGCGGTCAGCGCCAGCGCATCGGCATCGCCCGGGCGCTGGCCCTGAAGCCGAAGCTGGTGGTGGCGGACGAGCCGGTTTCCGCGCTGGACGTCTCGATCCAGGCGCAGGTGGTCAACCTGCTGGACGACCTCCAGGACGAGCTCGGCCTCACGTACGTGATCATCGCGCACGACCTGTCGGTCATCCGGCACGTCTCGGACCGGATCGCGGTGATGTACCTCGGCAAGATCGTCGAGCTGACCGACCGCAAGGCGCTGTACGAGTCGCCGATGCACCCGTACACGAAGGCGCTGCTGTCGGCGGTGCCGGTGCCGGACCCGCGCAGGCGCGGGGCGAAGAGCGGCCGGATCCTCCTCAAGGGAGACGTCCCGTCCCCGATCGCTCCGCCGAGCGGCTGCCGGTTCCACACGCGGTGCTGGAAGGCGACGCAGATGTGTGCCACGCAGGAGCCGCCGCTGGTGGCTCTGAAGCCGGGCCACCAGGTCGCCTGCCACCACCCGGAAAACGGCCCGGACCAGTCCCCCTCGGACCCGCCGCTTGCGGGGCCGTCGGCGTAG
- a CDS encoding ABC transporter ATP-binding protein — translation MTENHTPLVPEQSGPRSDAFLSVRDLKVHFPTDDGLVKSVDGLSFDLERGKTLGIVGESGSGKSVTSLAVMGLHRTGHSRSRPAIQGEVWLDGEELLRADADEVRRLRGRKMAMVFQDPLSAMHPYYTVGHQIIEAYRTHHDVDKKTAKKRAVEMLDRVGIPEPGKRVDAYPHEFSGGMRQRAMIAMALVNNPELLIADEPTTALDVTVQAQILDLIRDLQKEFGSAVIMITHDLGVVAEMADDILVMYGGRCVERGTAEKVFYEPRHPYTWGLLGSMPRIDRDQTERLIPVKGSPPSLINIPSGCAFHPRCPYADLPKDNLTRTVRPELVTADGERHWSACHMSQEERTRIWTEEIAPKL, via the coding sequence GTGACCGAGAACCACACCCCCCTGGTCCCCGAGCAGTCGGGGCCCCGTTCCGATGCATTCCTCTCGGTCCGCGACCTCAAGGTGCACTTCCCCACCGACGACGGCCTGGTCAAGTCCGTCGACGGGCTCTCCTTCGACCTGGAGCGCGGCAAGACCCTCGGCATCGTGGGCGAGTCCGGCTCCGGCAAGTCGGTGACCTCGCTCGCTGTCATGGGCCTGCACCGCACCGGGCACTCCCGCTCCCGGCCCGCCATCCAGGGCGAGGTCTGGCTGGACGGCGAGGAGCTGCTGCGCGCCGACGCCGACGAGGTGCGGCGGCTGCGGGGCCGCAAGATGGCCATGGTCTTCCAGGACCCGCTGAGCGCCATGCACCCGTACTACACGGTCGGGCACCAGATCATCGAGGCGTACCGGACGCACCACGACGTCGACAAGAAGACCGCGAAGAAGCGCGCGGTCGAGATGCTCGACCGCGTCGGCATCCCCGAGCCGGGCAAGCGCGTCGACGCCTACCCGCACGAGTTCTCCGGCGGTATGCGCCAGCGCGCGATGATCGCGATGGCCCTGGTCAACAACCCCGAGCTGCTCATCGCGGACGAGCCGACCACCGCCCTGGACGTCACCGTCCAGGCGCAGATCCTGGACCTGATCCGCGATCTGCAGAAGGAGTTCGGCTCCGCCGTCATCATGATCACGCACGATCTCGGCGTGGTCGCCGAGATGGCCGACGACATCCTGGTGATGTACGGCGGCCGGTGCGTGGAGCGCGGCACCGCCGAGAAGGTCTTCTACGAGCCCCGGCACCCGTACACCTGGGGCCTGCTCGGCTCGATGCCGCGTATCGACCGGGACCAGACCGAGCGCCTCATCCCGGTCAAGGGCTCCCCGCCCAGTCTGATCAACATCCCCAGCGGCTGCGCCTTCCACCCGCGCTGCCCGTACGCCGACCTGCCCAAGGACAACCTCACCCGGACCGTCCGTCCGGAGCTGGTGACCGCCGACGGTGAACGGCACTGGTCCGCCTGCCACATGTCGCAGGAGGAGCGGACCCGGATCTGGACCGAAGAGATTGCGCCGAAGCTGTGA